Proteins from one Impatiens glandulifera chromosome 2, dImpGla2.1, whole genome shotgun sequence genomic window:
- the LOC124925206 gene encoding uncharacterized protein LOC124925206, whose amino-acid sequence MEEKRVPPPGKSSGIPKSIPRPKSTFPVKKRRIVKDEGISESERKRPKLQDFRPLHQSKVVKAVNSNVKASTGGELRCKSGSLENIDSMKVWKELKENGFLSTNLSDKLKLITKIAKNEKFVRPAKIVPPSGLLSGLNPGILRHGIRNRKDVHSIIRSFIQSPKQEESKTVTDNQTSPSMLPVHVSLLPVKAANVASQWLDFIHQNTKGRLAALQESKNRVRAAYQNHIGPLLSKEFWNSNKLLSASDEKNYHAHGVKWTARFLLIKESISDEERNLVSVSFFYNNNNDYGLNWFFKFYFRQHG is encoded by the exons ATGGAAGAAAAACGTGTTCCTCCTCCTGGAAAGTCAAGTGGGATTCCCAAATCTATACCTAGGCCGAAG TCAACGTTTCCCGTGAAGAAGCGGAGGATTGTTAAAGACGAAGGAATATCAGAATCCGAACGAAAGCGGCCGAAATTGCAAGATTTCAGACCTCTTCACCAGTCGAAAG TGGTGAAGGCTGTAAATTCAAATGTAAAAGCTAGTACTGGTGGTGAATTGAGATGTAAAAGTGGGTCCTTGGAAAACATAGATTCAATGAAAGTCTGGAAAGAATTGAAAGAAAACGGGTTTCTCTCAACTAATCTCAGTGACAAGTTAAAGCTGATAACGAAAATTGCCAAGAATGAGAAATTTGTCAGGCCCGCGAAAATTGTCCCCCCTTCTGGATTACTAAGCGGATTGAATCCCGGCATTTTAAGGCATGGTATCAGGAACAGAAAAGATGTTCATTCGATAATCAGATCTTTCATTCAGTCCCCCAAACAGGAGGAGAGCAAAACAGTGACAGACAATCAAACTTCTCCTTCGATGTTGCCTGTCCACGTTTCTCTTCTTCCTGTCAAAG CTGCTAATGTTGCTTCACAATGGCTGGATTTTATTCATCAAAACACAAAGGGACGGCTTGCAG CTCTTCAAGAAAGTAAGAACAGAGTTAGAGCTGCTTATCAGAACCACATAGGCCCTTTGCTTTCGAAAGAATTCTggaattcaaataaacttttaagtGCTAGTGATGAGAAGAATTATCATGCACATGGAGTAAAATGGACTGCTCGTTTTCTTCTGATAAAAGAGTCTATTTCTGATGAAGAGCGAAATCTGGTGAGTGTTAGCTTcttctataataataataatgattatggACTTAACtggttttttaaattttatttcagaCAGCATGGCTGA